A single genomic interval of Lactococcus sp. S-13 harbors:
- a CDS encoding C39 family peptidase, with protein sequence MNKRQVLVVAGALVASGIVGNLGVSGALADTIYRNYNTVSGEHLYTSHYEWVTLANTTSDWTQDSVTFDEPATGANIYRVYNPNSGEHLFTGSAYEASQLMKIGWRSEGIAFHSGGQIPVYRLYNPAAGIGAHLNTANSYEKSQLIKVGWRYEGVAWYALDQGATAVPQKTVWHSNFLYQDDARWRNVRIGDSTLGPEGCGPTSIAMILNGFGRNYNPVQVAQTAHAIGNYNNPNVYGDGIDGQTILSTLNYYGMQANHITSESQLISELISGKPVIYGMEWLYTVPNASHFVVLSGYINGYTTVHDPLHRIGGANSVDRLWTHPSQLSDDWNAGRPAWSVFPR encoded by the coding sequence ATGAATAAAAGACAGGTTTTAGTTGTAGCAGGCGCATTAGTTGCTTCAGGAATTGTAGGAAATTTGGGTGTCTCGGGCGCTTTGGCAGATACGATTTATCGTAATTACAACACTGTTTCAGGAGAGCATTTATATACTTCGCACTATGAATGGGTAACGTTAGCAAATACTACAAGTGATTGGACACAGGATAGTGTTACTTTTGATGAACCTGCTACGGGCGCTAATATTTATCGTGTCTATAATCCAAATTCAGGAGAGCATTTGTTTACTGGCTCGGCTTATGAGGCGTCCCAGCTTATGAAAATTGGTTGGAGATCAGAAGGGATTGCTTTTCATTCTGGTGGACAAATTCCGGTTTATCGTCTATATAATCCGGCTGCGGGAATTGGCGCTCATCTCAATACAGCGAATTCATATGAAAAATCTCAACTTATCAAAGTCGGCTGGAGATACGAAGGGGTTGCTTGGTATGCTCTGGATCAGGGGGCTACTGCGGTTCCACAAAAAACAGTGTGGCATTCTAATTTTTTGTATCAAGATGATGCCAGATGGAGAAATGTCAGGATTGGGGATTCAACTTTAGGGCCTGAGGGTTGTGGGCCAACTTCAATTGCAATGATTTTGAATGGTTTTGGTCGAAATTATAACCCAGTGCAGGTGGCTCAAACGGCTCATGCGATTGGAAACTATAATAACCCAAATGTTTATGGGGATGGGATTGATGGTCAAACGATTTTAAGTACTCTTAATTATTACGGAATGCAAGCTAACCATATCACGAGCGAAAGTCAGTTGATCAGTGAGCTGATATCAGGTAAACCAGTGATTTATGGGATGGAGTGGCTCTATACGGTTCCGAATGCGTCGCACTTTGTGGTCTTATCAGGATATATTAATGGTTATACGACGGTGCATGATCCGCTTCATCGGATTGGTGGGGCAAATAGTGTGGATCGTTTGTGGACTCATCCTTCACAGCTTTCGGATGACTGGAATGCGGGTCGACCTGCTTGGTCTGTTTTTCCAAGATAA
- a CDS encoding YjzD family protein produces the protein MKLIVTLFWALVLGQVVGYIATALSGVPDPELWTTLISLLFGLFVYLFQAVAVEKDAKAN, from the coding sequence ATGAAACTTATCGTCACACTTTTTTGGGCACTCGTCCTCGGTCAAGTCGTTGGTTACATTGCCACTGCACTCTCAGGCGTTCCAGACCCAGAACTTTGGACAACACTCATTTCACTCCTCTTTGGACTTTTTGTTTATCTTTTTCAAGCCGTTGCTGTGGAAAAAGATGCTAAAGCAAACTAA
- a CDS encoding DUF1003 domain-containing protein → MAPTPITKNKVVCLVNGRIHRVSGGDFLENLDPSLQTVIMRDYPEATAHDFICNEHQVKFRLEVLDTLFHLDLQKNFTVNDQLNEELMKANFEIHDVEEQLQTQETFGERIADRVTEFVGSWAFILTYLGILVVWIFVNVVGLFGVQWDKYPFILLNLFLSITAAMQAPLIMMSQNRAAHHDRLSAKNDFQVNVKSEKGVAALHEKLDHLMMDDQASNMQIQKIQTEMLGDIQILLNEVYQQNQDIRERLDDVEEQLDDFEETFDSFEETLDSIEENTDDDDDDNNTEELLTTDSKSK, encoded by the coding sequence ATGGCTCCAACTCCAATTACTAAAAATAAAGTCGTCTGTCTTGTAAACGGACGTATTCACCGTGTATCTGGTGGTGACTTCCTCGAAAATCTCGACCCAAGTCTTCAAACCGTAATCATGCGTGACTATCCTGAAGCAACAGCTCACGACTTTATTTGTAATGAACATCAGGTCAAATTCCGACTTGAGGTTTTAGACACCCTTTTTCATCTCGATTTACAAAAGAATTTCACGGTCAACGATCAACTCAATGAAGAATTGATGAAGGCCAACTTTGAAATTCACGACGTTGAAGAACAACTCCAAACTCAAGAAACTTTTGGTGAGCGTATCGCCGATCGAGTCACCGAATTTGTAGGTTCATGGGCTTTTATTCTGACTTATCTCGGAATCCTAGTCGTTTGGATTTTTGTCAATGTCGTTGGACTTTTTGGCGTTCAATGGGATAAATATCCCTTTATTTTGCTCAATCTTTTTCTCTCAATCACTGCTGCTATGCAAGCTCCATTGATCATGATGAGTCAAAATCGAGCAGCCCACCATGACCGCCTCTCTGCAAAAAATGACTTCCAAGTCAATGTCAAATCAGAAAAAGGTGTCGCCGCCCTCCATGAAAAACTTGACCATCTCATGATGGACGACCAAGCATCTAATATGCAAATTCAGAAAATCCAAACTGAAATGCTCGGAGATATCCAAATCCTCCTCAACGAAGTCTACCAACAAAATCAAGACATTCGTGAACGCTTAGATGATGTCGAAGAACAATTGGACGATTTCGAAGAAACCTTTGACAGTTTTGAAGAGACTTTGGACAGCATCGAAGAAAACACCGATGATGATGATGACGATAATAACACTGAAGAACTTCTTACTACTGATTCTAAATCAAAATGA
- a CDS encoding lactate/malate family dehydrogenase has product MRKVGLIGCGHVGATVALDIVQGGFADELVLIDKDERVAQAEALDLLDALPLLPYHVKVYAGEYKDLADADIVLSTLGHIDLIKPGGDRFTELKANLPEIRAVAEALNAINFSGILIATTNPNDVIVNVYSKLLKLPKSRILGTGTYLDTARMKAQVGRALNIDSRSVEGYVLGEHGNSQFTAWSTVRIAGQAFAKIASEKQLDLDDLEEKARQGGFAVFNTKHYTNVAIAAATVALMNLVFSDAKNVAICSHYDENFDSYISTPALIGKEGVEGEIQLDLTAEEEAKLAASVAEIQQKIKLFS; this is encoded by the coding sequence ATGCGTAAGGTAGGATTGATTGGTTGTGGACACGTTGGAGCTACGGTTGCTTTAGATATTGTTCAGGGAGGATTTGCTGATGAATTGGTTTTGATTGATAAAGATGAAAGGGTTGCTCAGGCTGAGGCCTTGGATCTCTTAGATGCTTTGCCACTTCTTCCTTATCATGTCAAGGTATATGCTGGAGAATATAAGGACTTGGCTGATGCTGATATTGTTTTATCCACTCTGGGACATATTGATTTGATTAAGCCTGGAGGAGATCGTTTTACTGAGCTAAAAGCAAATCTCCCAGAAATAAGAGCTGTTGCTGAAGCACTGAATGCCATTAATTTTAGTGGGATTTTGATTGCAACAACTAATCCTAATGATGTTATTGTCAATGTTTATTCTAAGCTGTTGAAACTTCCTAAATCGCGAATTTTGGGAACAGGAACTTATTTAGACACGGCTCGAATGAAAGCGCAGGTAGGAAGAGCTTTGAATATTGATTCAAGAAGTGTTGAAGGCTACGTTTTGGGTGAACATGGTAATTCTCAATTTACAGCATGGTCAACTGTGCGCATTGCTGGTCAAGCTTTCGCAAAAATAGCAAGTGAAAAGCAGCTAGACTTAGATGACTTAGAAGAAAAAGCTCGTCAAGGAGGCTTTGCCGTCTTTAATACGAAGCATTATACAAATGTAGCAATTGCAGCAGCGACTGTGGCTTTGATGAATTTAGTTTTTTCTGATGCGAAGAACGTCGCTATTTGCTCGCATTATGATGAAAATTTTGATTCTTATATTTCTACCCCAGCTTTGATTGGTAAAGAAGGGGTAGAGGGGGAGATTCAGTTAGATTTAACGGCCGAAGAAGAGGCAAAATTGGCTGCTTCGGTTGCTGAGATTCAACAAAAAATTAAATTGTTTTCATAA
- a CDS encoding CTP synthase translates to MSTKYIFVTGGGTSSMGKGIVAASLGRLLKNRGLKVTVQKFDPYLNIDPGTMSPYQHGEVFVTDDGAETDLDLGHYERFIDINLNKYSNVTSGKVYSEILRKERKGEYLGATVQMVPHVTNMLKEKIKRAATTTDADIIITEVGGTVGDMESLPFIEALRQMKAEVGADNVMYIHTVPILHLRAAGELKTKIAQNATKTLREYGIQANMLVLRSEVPITAEMRNKIAMFCDVAPEAVIQSLDVEHLYQIPLNLQAQDMDQIVCDHLKLDAPKADMTEWSAMVDHVMNLKKKVKIALVGKYVELPDAYISVTEALKHAGYASDAEVDINWVNANDVTDENVAELVGDAAGIIVPGGFGHRGTEGKIAAIKYARENDVPMLGICLGMQLTAVEFARNVLGFEGAHSFELDPETKYPVIDIMRDQVDVEDMGGTLRLGLYPAKLKNGSRAKAAYNGAEVVQRRHRHRYEFNNKYREQFEAAGFVFSGVSPDNRLVEIVELSDKKFFVACQYHPELQSRPNRPEELYTEFIRVSVENSK, encoded by the coding sequence ATGTCAACTAAGTATATTTTCGTCACTGGTGGTGGTACTTCGTCAATGGGTAAAGGGATTGTAGCAGCATCTCTTGGACGTTTGCTCAAAAATCGTGGACTCAAAGTCACAGTTCAAAAGTTTGACCCATACCTTAACATTGACCCAGGAACAATGAGTCCTTATCAACACGGTGAAGTTTTTGTCACTGATGATGGAGCTGAAACTGACCTTGACCTTGGTCATTATGAACGTTTTATTGACATCAACTTAAATAAATACTCAAACGTTACCTCAGGTAAAGTTTATAGCGAAATTCTTCGCAAAGAGCGTAAAGGTGAATATCTAGGAGCAACCGTCCAAATGGTGCCACACGTCACTAATATGCTTAAAGAAAAAATCAAACGTGCTGCAACAACGACTGATGCTGACATCATTATCACTGAAGTTGGTGGTACAGTTGGTGATATGGAAAGCTTGCCATTCATTGAAGCTCTGCGTCAAATGAAAGCTGAAGTAGGTGCTGACAATGTGATGTATATCCACACTGTTCCAATCCTTCATTTGCGTGCAGCTGGAGAATTGAAAACTAAGATTGCACAAAATGCGACTAAGACACTTCGTGAATATGGTATTCAAGCGAATATGCTCGTATTACGTAGTGAAGTTCCAATCACAGCAGAAATGCGCAATAAGATTGCCATGTTCTGTGACGTTGCACCAGAAGCAGTCATTCAATCACTTGACGTGGAACACCTCTACCAAATTCCATTGAATTTGCAAGCCCAAGACATGGACCAAATCGTTTGTGATCACTTGAAACTTGATGCACCAAAAGCTGATATGACTGAATGGTCAGCAATGGTTGACCATGTCATGAACCTCAAGAAAAAAGTTAAAATTGCTTTGGTTGGTAAGTACGTGGAATTGCCAGATGCTTATATTTCAGTTACAGAAGCACTTAAGCACGCAGGCTATGCTTCAGATGCTGAAGTAGATATTAACTGGGTCAACGCTAATGACGTAACGGATGAAAATGTTGCTGAGCTTGTCGGTGATGCTGCTGGTATCATTGTTCCTGGTGGTTTCGGACATCGTGGGACAGAAGGAAAAATTGCTGCAATCAAATATGCGCGTGAAAATGATGTGCCGATGCTTGGTATCTGTTTAGGGATGCAATTGACAGCAGTTGAATTTGCTCGTAACGTCCTTGGCTTTGAAGGAGCACATTCTTTTGAATTGGATCCAGAAACTAAATATCCAGTCATTGACATCATGCGTGATCAAGTGGATGTTGAAGACATGGGTGGTACCTTGCGTCTAGGACTTTACCCAGCTAAATTGAAAAACGGCTCTCGTGCTAAAGCAGCTTACAACGGGGCTGAAGTAGTGCAACGTCGCCACCGTCATCGTTATGAATTTAACAACAAATACCGTGAACAGTTTGAAGCTGCTGGTTTTGTTTTCTCAGGTGTATCACCAGATAACCGTTTGGTTGAAATAGTGGAGCTTTCAGACAAGAAATTCTTTGTGGCTTGTCAATATCACCCAGAACTTCAATCACGTCCAAATCGTCCAGAAGAACTTTACACAGAGTTTATCCGTGTATCTGTGGAAAATAGCAAATAA
- a CDS encoding MoaF-related domain-containing protein, translating into MFKYKDKSIVVDYENGYLFRIDYLSDRELKFTSLKERTDGGPMTETETYFYKELADDIFFVNWVEEAGVVVSQILDFNKMEVETFMTWNQEDARGKRGYLVNHGEIRFP; encoded by the coding sequence ATGTTCAAGTACAAGGATAAATCAATTGTCGTAGACTATGAAAATGGCTATCTCTTTAGAATAGACTACCTGAGTGATCGTGAGCTCAAATTTACCTCACTCAAAGAACGAACCGATGGTGGTCCGATGACGGAGACAGAAACTTACTTCTACAAAGAATTGGCAGATGATATTTTCTTTGTGAATTGGGTTGAAGAAGCAGGCGTAGTTGTATCGCAGATTCTGGATTTCAACAAAATGGAAGTCGAAACTTTTATGACTTGGAATCAGGAGGATGCTAGAGGCAAGCGAGGTTATCTTGTCAATCACGGAGAAATTCGTTTTCCTTAA
- a CDS encoding pyridoxal-phosphate-dependent aminotransferase family protein: MKEMLIMTPGPTTVAEDVRLARAKATTNPDIDLEFYDFYKNLCVKLAQFLKTKNDVRVLAGEGILGLEAACASLTEPDDRVLVLDNGIFGHGFADFVELYGGEAVLLQSPEKEAFHLELLENFLKKDHDFKYATVVHCDTPSGVLNDLSKICPLLKKYGILTVVDSVAAMGGEDLQVDEWQIDIALGASQKVLSAPPGLTIAAISPAAYQIMEERQRPIASFYCNLLTFKDYYEKKWFPYTMPISDIYGLDKAVDCVLADQEILQRHERIGKATRKAIENSPLELYLQDGYSNTVSVIKVPEGLSDQVILKKMREEYQVMITGSFDSLAGKVLRIGHMGENARANKVAYTLYALQKTLEKLGLKFEKSLQDDFWQSYHLKN; the protein is encoded by the coding sequence ATGAAAGAGATGCTCATCATGACACCAGGTCCAACCACAGTTGCCGAAGACGTGCGTTTGGCAAGAGCAAAAGCGACCACAAATCCAGATATTGATTTAGAGTTTTATGATTTTTACAAAAACCTTTGTGTTAAACTTGCTCAATTTCTCAAAACTAAAAACGATGTTAGAGTTTTAGCGGGAGAAGGAATTTTAGGTTTAGAAGCAGCTTGTGCTTCCTTGACCGAGCCAGATGACCGAGTACTTGTTTTAGATAATGGGATTTTTGGTCATGGATTTGCCGATTTTGTGGAGCTTTATGGTGGAGAGGCTGTATTACTTCAAAGTCCAGAAAAAGAAGCTTTTCATTTAGAGCTCTTGGAAAACTTTTTGAAAAAAGATCATGATTTTAAGTATGCAACGGTCGTTCATTGTGATACACCTTCTGGTGTTTTAAATGATTTATCTAAAATTTGTCCTCTTCTGAAAAAATATGGGATTCTTACCGTTGTTGATTCAGTTGCCGCAATGGGCGGTGAAGATTTACAAGTCGATGAGTGGCAAATTGATATCGCTCTTGGTGCTTCTCAAAAAGTACTTTCCGCTCCGCCAGGATTGACAATTGCAGCTATCTCACCTGCTGCTTACCAAATCATGGAGGAACGTCAACGCCCCATAGCTAGTTTTTATTGTAATCTCCTTACTTTTAAAGATTATTACGAAAAAAAGTGGTTTCCTTATACCATGCCAATCTCTGATATTTACGGTTTAGACAAAGCGGTAGATTGTGTACTTGCTGATCAAGAAATTTTGCAACGTCATGAAAGGATTGGTAAAGCGACAAGAAAAGCAATTGAGAATTCTCCTTTGGAACTTTATCTGCAAGATGGTTATTCGAATACTGTCAGTGTAATTAAAGTACCAGAAGGCTTGAGTGACCAAGTTATCTTGAAAAAGATGCGCGAAGAGTACCAAGTGATGATTACAGGCTCATTCGATAGCTTAGCGGGCAAAGTTTTGCGTATTGGTCATATGGGGGAAAATGCAAGAGCCAATAAAGTTGCTTATACTTTGTATGCTTTGCAAAAAACCTTGGAAAAACTCGGACTTAAGTTTGAAAAAAGTTTGCAAGATGACTTTTGGCAATCTTACCATCTAAAAAACTGA
- a CDS encoding TIGR01440 family protein yields MDLEKLKKDTQTIINDVLEQAEIKAGQVFVLGLSSSEVNGGLIGHASSAEIGQAIVSVIHKTLSDKGIYLAVQACEHLNRALLIEEELAEQKDWEIVSVIPQLHAGGSGQVAAYQLFKSPVEVEHIVAQAGLDIGDTSIGMHVKHVQIPVRPVLKELGGAHVTALKSRPKLIGGERARYK; encoded by the coding sequence ATGGATTTAGAAAAGCTTAAAAAAGACACACAAACAATTATTAATGATGTCTTGGAGCAAGCAGAAATTAAAGCAGGACAAGTTTTTGTCCTCGGACTTTCGTCATCAGAAGTAAACGGAGGCTTGATTGGTCACGCCAGTTCCGCTGAAATCGGTCAAGCCATTGTTTCTGTGATACACAAGACACTGTCAGACAAAGGGATTTATTTAGCTGTTCAAGCCTGTGAGCATCTTAACCGTGCGTTACTCATTGAAGAAGAATTGGCTGAGCAAAAAGACTGGGAAATCGTCTCAGTCATTCCCCAACTTCATGCTGGTGGAAGTGGTCAAGTCGCAGCCTATCAACTTTTTAAATCTCCTGTTGAAGTCGAACACATCGTTGCTCAAGCAGGATTGGATATTGGAGACACGAGTATTGGAATGCACGTAAAACACGTCCAAATTCCTGTTCGTCCAGTTTTAAAGGAGCTTGGAGGTGCGCACGTCACTGCTCTTAAATCACGTCCTAAACTTATCGGTGGAGAACGTGCGAGGTACAAATAA
- a CDS encoding ECF transporter S component produces the protein MKLMDNKNIKKLTLLAIWTAITFVLGRLFTFPIPGSAGNILTLLDVGIYTAVFLFGKKEAAVIGGFAAFLLDLTAGYSNYMFFSLIIHGGQGYLAGLTRYKWLNFSLSLLVMVGGYFIVGGLMYGWGSAIAGLWVNIIQVLVGFILAKILSPLIERTGVLNGFRKA, from the coding sequence ATGAAACTCATGGACAACAAAAATATCAAAAAACTCACCTTACTTGCAATTTGGACTGCAATCACCTTTGTATTGGGACGGCTCTTTACTTTTCCAATACCAGGTTCTGCCGGTAATATTTTGACTCTCCTAGATGTAGGAATTTATACTGCCGTTTTTCTCTTTGGAAAGAAAGAAGCAGCAGTGATTGGCGGATTTGCTGCGTTTCTTCTTGATTTGACAGCGGGTTATAGTAATTATATGTTTTTCAGTTTGATTATTCATGGTGGGCAAGGCTACCTCGCTGGTCTGACAAGATATAAATGGCTTAACTTCTCGCTCAGCCTTCTTGTTATGGTTGGCGGCTACTTTATTGTTGGTGGACTCATGTATGGTTGGGGTTCAGCCATTGCAGGACTATGGGTAAATATTATCCAAGTACTTGTTGGATTTATTTTAGCTAAAATCTTAAGCCCACTTATTGAAAGGACAGGTGTTTTAAATGGATTTAGAAAAGCTTAA